A genomic segment from Gorilla gorilla gorilla isolate KB3781 chromosome 3, NHGRI_mGorGor1-v2.1_pri, whole genome shotgun sequence encodes:
- the C3H4orf54 gene encoding uncharacterized protein C4orf54 homolog, whose translation MLSFHFWKSRGQPTDAASSVADGIQTPRCCRRCQANNWTGQLSYRTLATVSARAAAPQPQTTSTASSRSLPTSLRLAAAPPQGLKNWEVVAAVAAVPTALGPVQIRGTLLRATLQPLRGQRRTQDFPSNHHCLFLSLKPGQGLIMEAAPPELNSKARQAEVGDGVSSAQDSQELKQQLWPLPKPSASSQREAKYVDMCASAEVQRESPWTMKLTLGHCPGAQRASRSPKEKAQDEPSSQKCKTPSPQNNPASSELSRSQHSASEEGGNFSSSSSSSPMNKAEEDGLSKMEDSTTSTGALATSSSSLGFESESGESEGCQAVGGEGEKISGGGGGGKGGGGGEAGDGTECRDIIAKSQGSRDPPKVEEAHYITTHEIQLSEVEQDMDFDVGLASRWDFEDNNVIYSFVDYASFGGSDETPGDITSLTEEDDDNSCYLSTTPSTNTTRTPSPTSSDLARPNAGRSGRDTSSTEVGSGPSDSGPTPPPTGPGTAPLTEPLPETPEAASGAAAAAASSCGSAASQILLSIKPASRAINEPSNVRAKQNIIYAAKHEGDMSLRVSTAAEHNSSSLKQNPAAAVAQDHAKKFIAVPARLQTRCGAIRAKELVDYSSGASSAVSELDDADKEVRNLTSRAFRSLAYPYFEALNISSRESSTTLSEVGFGRWSTFLDLKCGGVGARVEQSLLRSSAASVAAGLRKGSGARAAADQLYIQSKKSQTKALEFVVSKVEGEIKHVETPLCFQKQVQTGSRVVTLLEPLNVRSESKASSAPGPGRATKGPGKGPGSAYTDDGSETSEGSKPTSRADGPQKSKFASSLLKNVISKKMQREHEFKMERGEVTDTSHHLSGTSKETEGARGSERQRERGLQRQSSRHSEAGSEYTVVSMSDAGGEGSVAGSKSPVFKASTPRERNAGPGRNFTDGHTEVCEIKKSASETVKGIFLRSQNSAFRSWKEKEAEKREEQAPIGKLKLPKGGDWRADLGEISASKNTIMSRLFVPNIQQTPKDKQPRKQATKYPAAQATSTAVIRPKAPEIKIRLGSVQQPSSDFNIAKLLTPKLAGGSASNLFKTIEDNSRAQQKLFRGDNLEKVPHFQVRDIRDKSKAQGPLHQVRDVRKLIKGSGDSSDKGSVTPEQGLTGPKPRQLSAAAGGSGSLSPMVITCQAVVNQREDSMDREPRESMGKGGGSRVLNSSSPEGTVLVHRASGRLPVATIAPNKPEQGSYLPVLKIVSKASTQKTPEKLKEEEVKEEGKATKPARNALEKLTAAVRSMEELYSFNRNEWKRKSDPLPMMMDSHVLSLIASEEREGVVVADGDHDKLSKRLGEVEERGTGNKAGVVLRGAPVERLQRRNSNPSTESVPARAAAFENLARERPRSLYIPPVHKDVERTQPLQPLPPLPSNRNVFTVSASSIQKTGGVAGKFPQGPSPESPSAAKGIKSQGLRSLKISPATRAPPDEVTNRKSGSNLEKSNSDCENYLTIPLKGSSAAGELLSRPGASREGPPNSSAATLCSLPPLSARSQVPSSSKGSQVSGTSRPAWRTKPDNPRETVAAPPGPQSPEHPPTTIYHQPPLPFTLQGAQPQVLCFSPPSMPAPAPAGSAPVPTDPFQQAQPQQTQRKMLLDVTTGQYYLVDTPVQPMTRRLFDPETGQYVDVPMTSQQQAVAPMSIPVPPLALSPGAYGPTYMIYPGFLPTVLPTNALQPTPIARTPGGSELSPVVAEPSSKEAAATFTEAPYFMASGQSPASSSSSAPAATSQLLGAKGFAQLHGKPVISITSQPLGPRIIAPPSFDGTTMSFVVEHR comes from the coding sequence atgctttcctttcatttctggaAGTCCCGGGGTCAACCTACAGATGCTGCTTCTTCCGTGGCCGATGGCATTCAGACTCCTCGCTGCTGCCGACGGTGCCAGGCAAACAACTGGACAGGACAGCTCAGCTACAGAACACTGGCCACAGTCTCGGCCAGAGCAGCAGCCCCCCAGCCACAGACTACCTCCACCGCCTCATCCAGGAGCCTTCCCACCTCCCTCAGGCTTGCTGCGGCCCCGCCACAGGGGCTGAAGAACTGGgaggtggtggcagcagtggcAGCGGTGCCTACAGCCTTGGGGCCAGTCCAGATACGTGGGACCCTGCTTCGGGCAACTCTGCAGCCCCTCCGGGGCCAGAGACGGACCCAAGACTTCCCCAGCAATCACCATTGTCTCTTCCTGTCGCTGAAACCTGGGCAAGGGCTCATAATGGAAGCTGCCCCTCCTGAGCTGAATTCGAAAGCAAGACAGGCGGAGGTGGGGGACGGGGTGAGCAGTGCTCAAGACAGCCAGGAGCTCAAGCAGCAGCTGTGGCCACTTCCCAAGCCTTCAGCCTCCTCCCAGCGAGAAGCGAAATATGTGGACATGTGTGCTTCAGCTGAAGTCCAGAGGGAGAGTCCCTGGACCATGAAACTTACCCTGGGGCACTGCCCTGGGGCTCAGAGGGCCTCTAGGAGCCCAAAGGAGAAAGCCCAAGATGAACCCAGCAGTCAAAAGTGCAAGACTCCAAGCCCCCAGAACAATCCTGCCTCCTCCGAACTCTCTAGATCCCAGCACTCTGCCTCTGAAGAGGGTGGCAACTTCTCatcttcctcatcctcctccccgATGAACAAAGCAGAAGAGGATGGCCTTTCCAAAATGGAGGACTCCACCACATCCACAGGGGCTCTGGCCACCTCCTCTTCATCCTTAGGCTTCGAGAGTGAGAGTGGTGAAAGTGAAGGTTGCCAGGCcgtgggaggagaaggagagaaaatatcaggaggagggggaggaggaaaaggaggagggggaggagaggcaggagaTGGAACAGAGTGCAGGGACATTATTGCCAAGTCCCAGGGCAGCAGGGACCCCCCCAAAGTCGAAGAGGCTCACTACATCACCACCCATGAGATCCAGCTGAGTGAGGTGGAACAGGACATGGATTTCGACGTGGGACTGGCCTCCCGCTGGGATTTCGAGGACAACAACGTGATCTACTCGTTCGTGGATTATGCTTCCTTTGGTGGCAGCGACGAGACCCCAGGGGACATCACCAGTCTGACCGAAGAGGACGACGACAACAGCTGCTACCTCAGCACCACTCCCAGCACCAACACCACCCGGACGCCCAGCCCTACCAGCAGCGACCTGGCCCGCCCCAATGCAGGCCGCAGTGGCCGCGACACCAGCAGCACCGAAGTGGGCAGTGGCCCCTCTGACAGTGGCCCCACTCCCCCACCCACTGGGCCTGGCACTGCCCCCCTGACTGAGCCCTTGCCTGAGACCCCGGAGGCAGCTTCAGGGGCAGCAGCCGCCGCCGCAAGCAGCTGTGGGAGTGCAGCAAGCCAGATCCTCCTATCAATCAAACCGGCTTCCCGGGCTATAAATGAGCCTAGCAACGTGCGTGCAAAGCAAAACATTATTTATGCTGCCAAGCATGAAGGCGACATGAGCCTCCGCGTCTCTACAGCTGCTGAACACAATTCAAGTTCGCTGAAGCAAAACCCGGCTGCAGCAGTGGCTCAGGACCATGCAAAGAAATTCATTGCTGTACCTGCTCGCCTGCAAACCAGGTGCGGGGCCATCCGGGCGAAGGAGCTGGTGGACTACTCCAGCGGAGCCTCCAGTGCCGTGAGCGAACTGGACGATGCGGACAAAGAGGTGCGTAACCTGACCTCCCGGGCCTTCCGGAGCCTGGCTTACCCCTACTTTGAGGCTCTGAACATCAGCTCCCGGGAGTCCTCCACCACGCTCTCCGAAGTGGGCTTTGGGCGCTGGTCAACTTTCCTGGACTTAAAATGTGGGGGTGTTGGGGCCAGGGTGGAGCAGAGCCTCCTCAGGAGCAGCGCGGCCTCTGTGGCTGCAGGTCTGAGGAAGGGCAGTGGGGCCCGGGCCGCTGCCGACCAGCTCTACATCCAGTCCAAGAAGTCTCAGACCAAGGCCTTGGAGTTCGTGGTCAGCAAAGTCGAGGGGGAAATCAAACATGTGGAGACGCCCCTGTGTTTCCAGAAGCAGGTCCAGACGGGCTCCCGCGTCGTCACCCTTTTGGAGCCCCTGAATGTACGCAGTGAGAGCAAAGCCAGCTCGGCCCCTGGGCCCGGCAGGGCCACCAAAGGCCCCGGCAAGGGTCCCGGGTCGGCATACACGGACGACGGCTCTGAGACCTCAGAGGGCAGCAAGCCCACCTCCCGCGCCGATGGCCCCCAGAAGTCCAAGTTCGCCTCCAGTCTGCTCAAAAATGTCATTTCCAAGAAGATGCAGCGGGAACACGAGTTCAAAATGGAGAGGGGAGAAGTCACGGATACATCCCACCACCTCTCAGGCACCTCCAAGGAGACGGAGGGCGCCCGCGGGAGCGAGAGGCAGCGAGAGAGGGGCCTGCAGAGGCAGAGCTCTCGTCACTCCGAGGCCGGCTCCGAGTACACAGTGGTCAGCATGTCCGACGCGGGCGGGGAGGGGTCCGTGGCGGGCTCCAAATCCCCAGTCTTCAAAGCCAGTACTCCTCGTGAGCGCAACGCAGGCCCTGGCCGGAATTTCACCGATGGACACACAGAAGTGTGTGAAATTAAAAAGAGTGCCTCAGAGACCGTCAAGGGCATCTTCCTCCGTAGTCAGAACAGTGCGTTCCGGTCATGGAAGGAGAAAGAGGCCGAGAAGCGGGAGGAACAAGCCCCTATAGGGAAGCTGAAGCTGCCCAAAGGAGGCGACTGGCGGGCTGATCTCGGGGAGATTTCTGCCAGCAAGAACACCATCATGTCTCGCCTCTTTGTCCCCAACATCCAGCAGACACCCAAGGACAAGCAGCCGAGGAAGCAGGCCACCAAGTACCCTGCTGCTCAGGCCACCTCCACAGCGGTGATCAGACCCAAGGCTCCCGAAATCAAGATCCGGCTGGGGAGTGTGCAGCAGCCGAGCTCAGACTTCAACATTGCCAAGTTGCTCACGCCCAAGCTGGCCGGTGGCAGCGCCTCTAACCTGTTCAAGACCATCGAGGACAACAGCAGGGCACAGCAGAAACTCTTCCGCGGGGACAACCTAGAAAAAGTGCCCCATTTCCAGGTGAGAGACATCAGAGACAAGTCCAAGGCTCAAGGCCCCCTCCACCAGGTGAGAGATGTCAGGAAACTAATTAAAGGGTCAGGGGATAGTAGTGACAAGGGCAGTGTTACCCCAGAGCAGGGGCTGACTGGACCCAAACCCAGGCAGCTGTCTGCAGCAGCTGGCGGATCTGGATCCCTGTCCCCCATGGTGATTACATGCCAGGCTGTAGTGAACCAGAGGGAAGACAGCATGGACCGAGAGCCCAGGGAAAGCATGGGCAAAGGGGGCGGCAGCAGAGTCTTGAATTCTTCCTCCCCAGAAGGGACAGTCTTGGTTCACAGGGCATCTGGCAGGCTGCCTGTGGCTACCATTGCCCCCAATAAGCCCGAGCAGGGCTCATACCTGCCTGTGCTCAAGATTGTCTCCAAGGCTTCCACCCAGAAGACCCCAGAGAAGCTCAAGGAGGAGGAGgtcaaggaggaagggaaagccaCAAAGCCAGCCCGGAATGCCCTGGAGAAGCTGACTGCAGCCGTGAGGTCCATGGAAGAGCTGTACAGCTTCAACAGGAACGAGTGGAAGCGCAAAAGCGACCCCTTGCCTATGATGATGGACAGCCACGTGCTGTCGCTCATTGCCagtgaggagagggaaggggtagTGGTTGCTGATGGAGACCACGACAAGCTGTCCAAACGGCTGGGTGAGGTGGAAGAGCGGGGTACAGGAAACAAAGCTGGTGTGGTCCTGCGAGGGGCCCCCGTAGAACGTCTGCAGCGGAGAAACTCCAACCCCAGCACTGAGAGTGTGCCTGCCAGGGCAGCGGCCTTTGAGAACCTGGCCAGGGAAAGACCCCGATCTCTCTATATTCCCCCAGTCCACAAGGATGTGGAGAGAACCCAACCCCTGCAGCCCCTCCCACCACTCCCTAGCAACCGGAACGTGTTCACAGTGAGTGCCAGCAGCATCCAGAAAACTGGGGGTGTCGCTGGCAAGTTCCCACAAGGGCCTTCTCCGGAGAGTCCTTCAGCAGCTAAGGGCATCAAGTCGCAGGGACTCCGGTCCCTCAAGATCTCTCCAGCCACCCGGGCACCTCCTGATGAGGTGACCAACAGGAAAAGTGGCAGCAATTTGGAGAAGAGCAACAGTGACTGTGAGAATTACCTGACCATCCCTCTTAAAGGAAGCTCTGCTGCAGGGGAGCTTCTTAGCAGGCCTGGGGCTTCCAGGGAGGGGCCCCCCAACTCCTCAGCTGCCACTCTCTGTAGTTTACCCCCACTGAGTGCCCGCAGTCAGGTCCCCAGTAGCTCCAAAGGCTCTCAGGTTAGTGGAACCAGCCGACCAGCTTGGCGTACCAAACCTGACAACCCCCGGGAGACAGTAGCTGCCCCCCCAGGGCCACAGAGCCCCGAGCATCCCCCCACCACCATCTACCACCAGCCGCCGCTGCCCTTCACCCTACAGGGGGCCCAGCCCCAGGTCCTCTGCTTCTCCCCACCCAGCATGCCTGCCCCAGCACCTGCAGGCTCAGCTCCCGTCCCCACAGACCCCTTCCAGCAGGCACAGCCTCAACAGACCCAGCGTAAGATGCTCCTGGATGTGACAACAGGCCAGTACTATCTGGTGGACACACCAGTACAGCCCATGACCCGGAGACTGTTTGACCCTGAGACAGGGCAGTATGTGGATGTGCCCATGACCTCCCAGCAGCAGGCTGTGGCTCCCATGTCCATCCCTGTGCCTCCCTTGGCCCTGAGTCCTGGGGCTTATGGACCCACCTACATGATTTACCCTGGGTTTCTGCCTACCGTGCTGCCCACCAATGCTCTGCAGCCCACACCAATTGCTCGCACTCCAGGAGGCAGTGAGCTCTCCCCAGTGGTGGCAGAACCTTCCAGCAAAGAGGCAGCTGCAACGTTCACCGAGGCCCCATACTTCATGGCTTCTGGTCAGTCTCCggcctcctcatcctcctcagccccagCAGCCACATCCCAACTCCTAGGGGCCAAGGGCTTTGCCCAGCTGCATGGCAAGCCTGTCATCAGCATTACTTCGCAGCCCCTGGGGCCACGGATCATTGCTCCCCCTTCCTTTGATGGCACCACCATGAGCTTTGTGGTAGAACACAGATGA